The Malus domestica chromosome 08, GDT2T_hap1 genomic interval GTTGATGAGAGAAACATTAATAATTGATCACAACTTGACTTGGCAAGGGCAGCATAAAGCAAATCTGAGGTGCCGAAGGGAAAACTTGGTGTGCCGAAGGCAAAGCAAGGCACCAATTTCCAACGAAAGGCACAACTTGCCTTGCCAGAGAAAATACATGGTTCCAATTACATGACAAGCTTGGAATAAGGCAACACAAGGCATAATTTTTACTTACAAAGCTGAGGTGATGCATGACTTGCACAGAAAATGGCAATGTGAGGCACAACTTGCATGGTAAGTGGTGCGTTGATTTCCCTTGGCGAGGCAAGCGGTCCCGTACATTGCCTTTGATCAGGTAGTTGGTCCTTTGCGTTGCCATTTAAAAAGGAAGTCATGCACTTCTTGCCTTTAAAACCAAGAAGTCATTCAGTGTCTTCCGACGAATAGCTAGTGTCTTTCATTGCCCTTGTCTCAAGAATTTGTGTTTTGTATTGACCTTATTATCGTTGTCGCCAACATCTCATAAGACTATATTGTCATAACCATAACCAATGTTTCAAAATaaatgagagtttaaaaatagcAATGTTTATTAATCCATTTAAAATTctatttaaattcataaaattccATAAAAGGTCCCTGACAATCCATAAAGTTTTATTTAACTTCATGATAAAACTTTCACAAACTCCATTAAAATCCATGTAAAATTCAATCAAAATCCACATAAGAATTTACGAAGGTCAAAACTGACTTGAAACCCATTTTCGGACAGAATAGTAGAGTAGAGCAAGCACTAGTATTAGTAGCATTTTTTGTGCTTTACACTTCTCGCTAATTTTATCCATGTGTTTGTTGTCGCGACTCGCTACCAAGTTTGATCCCTATACAAGTGCTTCATATGTCCACTAATAATCACCAGCAACCTGAGGTAACCAAACTTTGAAATCCCTCTTTCTTAGCAAACCCAAATATTGAACCCAAAAAAGAGTTTGGAATTGTTGTACTTTTTAAACAATTGTAACACCTCTCCTCGTAAGTTTTGAAAAGCTAGAAATATCAAATTTTCTCAAACCAATCTATAAGCTGGAAAATTAAAAGGCATTGAAGAATTTTGAATACACctaatgagaaaagaaaaaaaaaacacaccactaTTAACTACAAATTACATTGCCAAAAGAGTGTTGAATGAATACAAAAACCAATAAACACATTCTTTTACCTCAAAATATACATTAATGGATAACAAAAAGAATGACAAAAATTGACCCATTTCCCACACTTTGTTAACAAGCTACCATAAGTGACGATTTGGCTTGAGCATAACAGCTTAATCTTCATGTCATTCTATTTCTCAAAAATGTACTAGGCAAGTCGCACCTTCAGAAAGTCAACTCTTGCTAAGAGATGGTAAGATCATCAGACATTACTGAGGGTATTCGGTGGCACTTCAAAATCTTTGAAGTTGCAACTTTTGCTAAGCGACGATTCAACACAATAACCCTATCATCATCCAAATCAAAGCGCACGCTCTCTTCGCTGCAGTTTTCGACAAGTAGGCATAAATGTTTCAAATTGTCAACTTCAACTCCGTTAACCTTCTTAACCTGCCACcacatgtttaaaaaaaaaatcacaacatAGTAAACAAGTACATGTGTACGATTGTCAAGTTGTATCCTGCCGACTTCCTATCATATCAGTAACGTGGGGAAACAATAGCCTAACATCAATGACACCTCAAATATAAGTGATACAGATGTGTCACAGTAATAAAAGTAGGAAATTGTCACACCTGTAACTCTGCAAGACGTTCATATCCTGCATTGATATCGTCCATTAGGACCTGAACACATTAAACAATTGTCACGAAATTATTCAATGACCTGCTCAATCAAAAGAAAATTCCTAAAAGTGGCTATCCCGGTAAAAACTAACAGTATACCAttttaaagttgaaaaaaaaatgtatgaaattTATCAATAACGAAAGGTTAGAGCTACACGTTCTTGGACGGATTCTTATAAAAGAACATGGAGGGGATAATAAATTTGGCGGGGTTGACAACATCATGacataaattataaaaactagaaaataacaaaacaaaacttattTGTCAGTATGATTATATTAACTGATTTTGACTAACATAAAAAGGACATCATTGACAGAATTTTATCTCAACTAAATGAAATTCACAGCTTTATATTCTTTCATCATTCTACTTTGCAAAATTCTTTTCTTAGTGGCACATACAACGAACAACAAACTAATGCAGAAATATGACTTATATCACTTAAATAATGTATCAATACCTGAGAAAGGATGACAAGCTGTTGACCAGGCCGTTTTGGTGGTTCCCTCAATGCGCTCTCACACAATCGTCGAGGTGAAGAATTGTACCAGTCTTCTCCATACTCGTGAAGGTATGGCTGAGTGAGTGGAACAAAGACCAAACCAGCAAAAATGTAATAACTAGGAAGCTTATCGAACTGATGAACTGGAACTAATGGCTGTAACTGCATAATTGAACAACTAATGAAtcaattgaataaaaaaaacaaaagtatatACTGCACAGCAGAGCAAATCGTACATCACTGATTAAACCATCCTATGAATTTCAATTCACATCTTACTATTGAAGTTAAAATTTGCATTTAAGACATAGAACCAATCTAATTATCACTGCAATAACAAAACTTTGGTGAgctcaaactttcctagttTCAGGTACCAAAATTCTTCCTATGCCAATCTACGAGGTGAATATCACAAAGGTCACAAATATCTTAAAAAGATAGTAAAAGAACAGTGATATAAGTAACATCATGTGGTTCTGCCAAAAAAATCCCCACATCCTTGCACCAGACTTCCCTTCCTTGTATATCTCTCCCAACCATCACAAAGTTCAACCGGAACCGCATAGCGTATACCATGCCCACAAAAATCTTCAATATCCATTCTAACCATGTGCAGTCTAACCTTAACCAAAGCCGAGCCAGATCTTAATAAACTCAATGGAACCTAATCAAAAAATTATAAGACAACCAAAAAATGATATTCTACATAAAtttcttaacttttttttttcctttcaaaagAATGTTCCTAGAAACCAGCTATTTTCTCCACTTTGAATTACTCGaaacaaaaagagaaataaaagtttGTGAGTTTAAGAGACATCTTATCTTATGCTTGTGATTCTTCTATGGagaaaacactaaactaaacaCACATACAAAATAGTACCATACTTACAGGTTGAAGGGCGATACTGAATTCATACTCTTCACCGTCCCTCAGAACTCTAACTATGGCTGTTTCGTTGGGTTTCTTCATAGAAACCAAATGGTCAAATGTTATCCGCTCTCTGTTTCGAAAATGAACTGCATCGTGCATCGTGCTAAAAATAAGAAAGCATGGGGAAAACAAATATCTACAAAGTAAAAAAACCTTCCATTCTGCCTAAAGATCTTCACTGTTACCCAAGCCAACTGTCAACTTCTAGTTACACTACAAATACATGCATGTGAAGCAATTGGAATGTATGATAGGGCTATTgcaacaaaattttcatttgctCCCATCTCCACGAACCACAATCACATTGGTATTATTAAAGTTAGGGAATAACAAATGACTACCTGTTCCATCATTCGCTACAGGCACTCCATCAAAAACAAGGATAATATCATCTTTCTTCAAGACTTTATAGGCATCCGAGAGTGGGTTAATTTTGTTCACTAGTACCCCGGTCATTTCAGGGCGCATCCGAAAGTGGTTCCTCAGTTGAACATTTTCAATGGGTTGGCATGACAAACCCAGAGAGCAGAATCCAACATACTTGCCACTTTCTTCCACTCCAGCAATAAAATGCTTTATTACTGGGACAGGAATTATATAACTGAAAATTCCAACAGATGAAGAAAGCAAAATTTAGCAAAAGAACAACAAAGCTCTGAGACGCCATTAAGGGTTAAGGAAGTAGTTTCTCAAACTCAACCAAGAGACTCTTGGTGACTTTGTCTGCCTGTAGACTGGACTTGCACTATTGAGTGTCAAATCACACCTTTGTTCCTTTACAACATgtccaacaaaaagaaaatgaatactACAGATCCTATCTTACCGAACAAAATGAACAATGGCCATCTGAACTAAAATAAGACTCACCCAATATTCTCTGCACCAGAAAGGTTCTGGAAAGCCACACCAGCAACTTTATTGCCCATGATTGCTGGACCGCCACTATTCCCTGGATTTATTGCAGCATCAATTTGTATTGCCATGAGCTGGGTTGCCCCGTGTACATATTGAGTGGGTTCAACCCTAGAAACAACACCTTTGGTAACTGAAATGTTATCACCACCTGGGACCAAAAGCGTTGCATTAATTAAGTTATGCACTTTCTCTGTGCACCATGCTTTCAGCCTTTCACTATTAATTCATAAAGAGAAAAACAGTACAGGTAGAACACGAGTCCATTGGTATAAGTCCTTTCACTACAAAAATAAACTAAAGAAGCTATAGGTTAAAAGAGAAAGATATCAGGCACACATCCAAGCAAAATGAACTATGAAGAGTGAAGAAAAGCACCTTTGGGATCAATCAAAAGAAATCAATCCTctctgtttattatttttacacAAAAAGGAGCTAAGAAGAAAGGTTTCTGCTCAAGTAGCTGCGCCAAAGATTCTCATTTCATATTTCCTTAAATTTCAATCGTCAGAAATATTAGACTGGTTTGATTTCTTTTCAAGTAGAAAGTATTCTAGTGATTTCAAGATTTTCTGGAATTTGCTTTTTCAGTGCTCCACAAGTCTAATTTTACATCTTGGAGACATTTTCTCTTATGCTTTAGAAGTTCATACTCAGTTCGGTTTTTTCTTTTACTGGTTTATGGGAGAACCCTAGTCCCTGTTGGAAGAGAAGGGGACATAGCAGGCCTCTATGTAACCTCTCAATAAAGCAGAGATTATGCCTTCTCTTCCTAGgtttatttatttcttctatTCAATGTTcatttttttcagaaatttCTGCAACCTTAAGATTTGATTTCAGCATCACAGCATCCATTAAGATCCAATTTCCATCATGCATAACCAGGCTAGAACCAGGCTTTAAATGCAAAACAATGATGTGAATGAACCATCATGCTAGCTAACTATAAAGCTGAAGTGTTTAGGATCCTGCATAAGATTTGGTATCGCACCCACAACAGCTCTTCATCCTATTTATAGTAGTACTATTTTCACAAATTACATGTGAATATAGGCATTATGCAATGAGGTATTGTTTCTGACTGATAATGATATGGGTCTACTTACCCTAGATATTGAAAACAATTATGTGTTTTATCTTGTTTTTCTATCTTCAGCTTCAGGATGATATAATATTACTTAGATCACATTAAAGATAAAAAGTGTGGTAAAAGAGTAAAGTTGATTGTTACCTTGAGGATATCCAACAACAGCCACGGCTTGTTGCAGAAAAGGAATGTCCCCTAGATCGAGGGAAGCCATACCCTCCCAGAAGTCTTGACTTTCAACGGTCAAAATggctaaatcacattcatgacCAACAGCGTTAACTTGGGCTCTGTACTTGGTAGGAGAGCCATGCTTTCTTACAAGTACAAAGGTATGATCAGCCACTACATGAGCATTTGTCAGAATTTTCTTCCCACGGATTACGAACCCTATGTTATAAATTACGAACAGAATATTTTAAAGTTAGAAGGAAACTAATGCAGGCAAACGAAGTTGAATGTTAAAatcaaagataaataaaattcGAAATCAAGTAATGCAGATGGTGACAATTGGAGCTTTGAAAATGCAATAATATGGCAATGGAACCtaattgagggttttttatgTGTTAGTGTTCCATTACCTTGCCTTATCAAGCTGCTATTAGCCTATTTCAATTGTATTCAAAGATAAAACTCCCTCGACTTGAGAAAGAATAAATGAGAGAATGTTACCGGAGCCCATGGTTTCTCGCTGGGACTTGTTCTGCCAAGGAAGGAAGTAGTTAGGGCTGCTCGTCACAGTGAAGATCTTCACCACTGAATCCAATGCTAGCTCTATTGCATCAGTATCCGTCGTGGTCCTCCTCTGGATGTTCCTCCCATCACCTAGACCTAAACGTGGTCGTGGGCGTCGTCGTTGCACGTGCGCTGCAGCTGATGAGGGGTAGGGGAAAGACCCATTAGAGTTAACTGGCTCGGAGGAACAAGAAGAAGACGCAGCGGCGGCGGCCGCAACTTCTTCAACAGTAGCTGCGGCTCTCCTGGTACTGGTAGAAGTACAAATACTAGTCCCTCTTGCGGTTGCGGTTGCCTTACTAGCTATTAACTTTATAGAGGAAACAGAGAGCCTGGTGAGTCTATGGACGGACGTTCCCAGCATGTCTTTTTTGATTTGCACGGCAGTCGCTCTGATTTCTGAAACAAGACTAGTTAGCGTGATGAGATGATGAAACGGCCATGTTTTAAGCCGTGTTATTTTATTGGGTAAAAGATTgtaccctcatgttttgtggttttcaatatttagtatattaaaattttttcgtctcagattcatacctaaagtgtaaattttgaaacaatctcatacatccgttagtcaaactgttaagtctcccgttaactgtgacgtggcgcactgactgggcaccacgtgtcattcacatatttttttttctttcttcttcttcttcttcttcttcttcctcagaccgcaactctttttttttccttcctccttctccttcttccttcttcttccttctccttcttcttcttcttcctccgaaatctggggaagtttgtttttttttttctttcttcttcttcctccttcttcttccttcttctccttcttccttcctccttcttcttcttcttcttcctcaaaaaaaaaaaaaaaaatctttcatcctcccccagattcggaggaagaagaagaagaagaacgaagaaggggaaggaagaaggagaagaaggaggaagaaaaaaaaaaaaaaaaactgaatctgggtagattcggaggaagaagaagaagaagaagaagaagaaggaagaagaaggaagaaggaggaaagagaaggaagaagaagaagaagaagagaaaaaaaaaaaaaaaaaagcttccccagattcggagcaagaagaaggagaatgagaaggaagaagaaagaagaaggggaagaaagggaaggaaggaggaaggaaggaagaaggagaaggaggaaggaaaaaaaaagaaagaaagttgagtcggaggaggaagaagaagaagaaggaagaagaaaagaaaagaaaaaaaaaacgtggatgacacgtggcgcccagtcagtgcGCGCAATCAGTGCGCCACATCACATTTAACTggaaacttaacagtttgactaacagatgtataagactgtcccaaaatttacactttaggtatgaatctgagacgaaaaaacttgatgtactaaatgttgaaaaccacgaaacatgagagtagtaaacagtcttttaccctattttatttatttaagattagcatatgggcacacaaggtctatgagaaatttttttatttttatttttgaaataaaaggagagaggaagagagtgatagagaatgtggagtgagaagttttctttttattttttattttttaattagagatatgttaggattacatgtatgTGAGGCTTTGAAATAAAACAGCAAAATTTGATTGTGTAAAATTACATTTatgccccatatttcttattcatattttgttttaattagagagtTAAACTGGTAATATCATaaggttttggttgacaatgagtgttttattaattagtaaagataatattatgtaattattttatttttttacaagaaacGATGGTGTGGTATTTCATTACTTTTCCTGTTTCATTAAGtgagattatattcacataccccaaattacttctctcacaccattttaattttttaatagtttctacacaccactaacacttggtagaaaaatattaaaaaattaaaaatgtgtgagGAAAGTAATTTAGGGTGTGTGTATATGATCTCCCTTTCATTAATCaacacaaacaaatacaagtgtGTCATTGGGTACAAAGCTCTAGTGACCAATAAATTGATCCTGGAGTGAATTTGCACAAATAAGAGTAAACCCCTACTAGGTCACCACAAGCACACAATTGCCACCAGTACAAATCCGTCACAATAACCGATAGACACAACAGAGAAATACAGGCAGCTACATTGGTTATCGCTAAATACCGAGGCCACATAAAGTCATTAAGGTAGAACGAGATAACATCAAGTCATCATTGACAGACGAGACTACATAATCATCGCCCAAAGGCGAATTCCAATCTAGCCAAAACAACAGCGCCACCACGATGCACGTAAGGCAAGTGAAACACAACTACACTACTCCGAGAAAGGATCCGCTGATCAACGCATCACAGTGGGGGACGAGGCACTTAGGCCTTGGCCACCTACAAATTCATCGAACAGTGAGATACCGACATCCACACATCGAACACCATAAAAGCTAGCCATAACAGGCAACGGAGCTGCCAGGTTTGAGATGCACAAGCCGAGTCGTCATATCTGAGTTCACATGCCAGTGCAACCAGAAAAACCAGGTGAGGAAAGTGACACCATCATGAAAAGGAGCTGACGATTGTGGATCTAACCCACCTGCAGCCACGAATCCAACTCCACACCAAGAAACTGAGTGCCAAATCAAATAAGAAATCTTGAAAGGGCATGACTCGGATTAGGGTATAAAACTTAAATCCATGGAAAGCTGCACATAAAAAGGTGGGAAAGAAGCACGAGAGAGGAGATGAGGGAAGtaaagattaggaatgagtggTCGGCGTGAGGTCAGTGGGGAGATAAGGTCATGGATGGCGAGGGGATATAAGGCTGGGATGGAGAAGAGGGGAAAAGAGGAAGGGAGGAAGGGTTATGAAGAGAAAGGAAGAAGCTGCCATCGACCCCCAGCCATAGCTAGAGGCTAGTGGCGATGGATGTAGCCGGCTAGGGTTTTGTTAAGAGAGGAGCTTTTGGAGAGAGGAAGGGAGTTCAATCTATGTAATTATAGTTTCATTGTAATTATCTAAACTACCTAACGAAAAaatttatcaacaaaaaaagaaaagagtgaaAAGACAGTCTGTCACCTAAATAAAACTATGAGTAGTAATATAAATTTGTACAAActaaatttttatgttattt includes:
- the LOC103440169 gene encoding protease Do-like 10, mitochondrial — its product is MLGTSVHRLTRLSVSSIKLIASKATATARGTSICTSTSTRRAAATVEEVAAAAAASSSCSSEPVNSNGSFPYPSSAAAHVQRRRPRPRLGLGDGRNIQRRTTTDTDAIELALDSVVKIFTVTSSPNYFLPWQNKSQRETMGSGFVIRGKKILTNAHVVADHTFVLVRKHGSPTKYRAQVNAVGHECDLAILTVESQDFWEGMASLDLGDIPFLQQAVAVVGYPQGGDNISVTKGVVSRVEPTQYVHGATQLMAIQIDAAINPGNSGGPAIMGNKVAGVAFQNLSGAENIGYIIPVPVIKHFIAGVEESGKYVGFCSLGLSCQPIENVQLRNHFRMRPEMTGVLVNKINPLSDAYKVLKKDDIILVFDGVPVANDGTVHFRNRERITFDHLVSMKKPNETAIVRVLRDGEEYEFSIALQPLQPLVPVHQFDKLPSYYIFAGLVFVPLTQPYLHEYGEDWYNSSPRRLCESALREPPKRPGQQLVILSQVLMDDINAGYERLAELQVKKVNGVEVDNLKHLCLLVENCSEESVRFDLDDDRVIVLNRRLAKVATSKILKCHRIPSVMSDDLTIS